The following proteins come from a genomic window of bacterium:
- a CDS encoding VWA domain-containing protein, translating to MFELARPLVLFLAVPVVAAAFILRRRRVDTAVLRHSHLALMADAGPGLRVRMRSLLPWLRLVVLLLLVVALARPREVHNLHEVEGEGIDIVVALDISGSMRALDFQPDNRLEVAKSIIRDFVLGRGEDRIGLVVFASRAFTQCPLTLDRSILTGFLDEVQIGLIEDGTAIGLGLATAVNRLRHSEATSRTVILLTDGSNNVPTLEPETAAELASSLGVRVYTVGVGKHGLVPFPDDRFAASGRTRMVEMPLDEELLQEIAKVTGGSYFRAVDAEALAQIFATIDALETSRYRTTVTTWYEERMAWFASPALLLLLVDALLGAAWLRRLP from the coding sequence GTGTTTGAACTGGCTCGACCCCTGGTGCTGTTCCTGGCGGTCCCGGTCGTCGCGGCCGCCTTCATCCTGCGCAGGCGCCGGGTGGACACGGCGGTGCTGCGCCATTCCCACCTGGCGCTCATGGCCGATGCCGGGCCGGGTCTGCGCGTACGCATGCGCTCGCTGTTGCCATGGCTGCGTCTGGTCGTTCTGCTGCTCCTGGTGGTCGCCCTCGCCCGACCCCGGGAAGTGCACAACCTGCACGAGGTGGAGGGGGAGGGCATCGACATCGTCGTGGCGTTGGATATCAGCGGGAGCATGCGAGCCCTTGATTTCCAACCGGATAACCGTCTCGAGGTCGCCAAGTCCATCATCAGGGATTTCGTGCTCGGTCGCGGCGAGGATCGCATCGGTCTGGTCGTCTTCGCTTCGCGGGCGTTCACCCAGTGCCCGTTGACGCTGGACCGCTCCATCCTGACCGGCTTCCTGGACGAGGTGCAGATCGGCTTGATCGAGGACGGTACGGCCATCGGCCTGGGACTCGCCACGGCCGTCAACAGGCTGCGCCACTCCGAGGCGACGAGCCGTACGGTCATCCTGCTGACCGACGGCAGCAACAACGTCCCCACGCTGGAGCCCGAGACGGCGGCCGAGCTGGCGAGCTCGCTCGGCGTGAGGGTCTACACGGTCGGCGTCGGCAAGCACGGGCTGGTGCCCTTTCCCGACGACAGGTTCGCCGCGAGCGGCCGCACGCGCATGGTGGAGATGCCCCTGGACGAGGAGCTGTTGCAGGAGATCGCTAAGGTGACGGGGGGCAGCTATTTCCGCGCTGTCGATGCGGAGGCCCTGGCGCAGATCTTCGCTACCATCGACGCGCTCGAGACCAGCCGCTACCGGACGACGGTCACGACCTGGTACGAGGAGCGCATGGCCTGGTTCGCTTCGCCGGCCCTGCTGCTGCTGCTGGTCGACGCCCTGCTCGGCGCGGCTTGGCTGCGTCGATTGCCCTGA
- a CDS encoding DUF507 family protein has protein sequence MRLSPNKIDFLAEKVLEMIERAPEIHIQTNSDLVYRVIADTFFDDMRAEEDLEAEVDELLKEHRGEIQAMDMDYGALRAKMKREIAKKRGFTL, from the coding sequence GTGCGACTGTCACCGAACAAGATAGATTTCCTGGCGGAGAAGGTGCTCGAGATGATCGAGCGCGCGCCGGAAATCCACATTCAGACCAATTCCGACCTCGTCTATCGTGTCATCGCCGACACCTTCTTCGACGACATGCGCGCCGAAGAGGACCTGGAGGCCGAGGTCGACGAGCTGCTCAAGGAACATCGCGGCGAGATCCAGGCCATGGACATGGACTACGGCGCGTTGCGGGCCAAGATGAAGCGCGAGATCGCCAAGAAGCGCGGCTTCACCCTCTGA
- a CDS encoding AAA family ATPase translates to MLEGLLLGLLTGGHVLLEGVPGLAKTLAVQTLAGVLDTGFQRIQFTPDLLPADIIGTTIYQHETGSFTVKKGPIFSNIVLADEINRAPAKVQSALLEAMQERQVTIGQETFAMDDPFLVLATQNPIEQEGTYPLPEAQVDRFLLKLQVGYPSRDEERIILERMAGRIPPRVNPVLGPEEIRALRGVVNGVFVDEKVKDYVLDLVFATREPAAYGLDAAHLIAYGASPRATLALTQASRARALLAGRSFVVPEDVKTTAHAALRHRILITYEAEAERLTSDEIIDRLLDHVEVP, encoded by the coding sequence ATGCTGGAGGGGCTGCTGCTCGGTCTGCTGACCGGCGGCCACGTCCTGCTGGAGGGCGTACCGGGCCTGGCCAAGACCCTGGCGGTGCAGACCCTCGCCGGAGTGCTGGACACGGGCTTCCAGCGCATCCAGTTCACGCCCGACCTCTTGCCCGCGGACATCATCGGCACCACCATCTACCAGCACGAGACCGGATCCTTCACGGTCAAGAAGGGACCCATCTTCAGCAACATCGTGCTCGCCGACGAGATCAACCGCGCGCCGGCCAAGGTGCAGAGCGCCCTGCTCGAAGCCATGCAGGAGCGACAGGTCACCATCGGCCAAGAGACCTTCGCCATGGACGATCCTTTCCTGGTGCTCGCCACCCAGAATCCCATCGAGCAGGAGGGGACGTACCCGCTGCCCGAAGCGCAGGTCGACCGCTTCCTGCTCAAGCTCCAGGTGGGATATCCGTCCCGCGACGAGGAGCGGATCATTCTCGAGCGCATGGCCGGCAGAATCCCGCCGCGCGTCAATCCGGTACTGGGACCGGAGGAGATCCGTGCGCTGCGTGGCGTCGTGAACGGCGTGTTCGTGGACGAGAAGGTCAAGGACTACGTCCTGGATCTCGTCTTCGCCACGCGGGAACCCGCGGCCTACGGCCTGGATGCGGCGCATCTGATAGCTTATGGAGCGTCGCCAAGGGCCACTCTGGCCCTGACGCAGGCGTCCAGAGCGCGAGCCCTGCTGGCGGGCAGATCTTTCGTGGTGCCGGAAGACGTCAAGACGACGGCCCATGCGGCACTGCGTCATCGCATCCTGATCACCTACGAAGCCGAGGCGGAGCGACTCACCAGCGACGAAATCATAGACCGCCTACTCGACCATGTGGAAGTTCCTTAG
- a CDS encoding VWA domain-containing protein: MRFAAGQWLLLLGSVPVLWLFMRWGDGRARRLLAALLGPRAGEHVEHMPPSARQWRRFFLLAGIALLILALARPQWGAHEVVVQQRGTDVVIALDISNSMRAEDVVPSRLARARAELGTFLETFDRGRIGLVLFAGQAFVQCPLTLDLGTARLFLRMADPDMISAQGTALESALSVSADLLVGGAGESAAGVRRAILLATDGEDLEGGWQDAAEHCRELGITVIPIGVGEETGGLIPLPGDTPEAAGYLKDAEGNVVMSRLDLASLQRLADYGEGVVFRIGAQGLDSETLQALVAGLGERELDGRHITQYEERFVWPLILAFASLWARTLVRARSVRRSPMVPAFGLAFLVLAIAPAPATAAVLTPPGAAAVTRGLESYRTGDYETALEAFLEARALDPDDPRLALAVGEAMSRLERHEEAAREFSRVMSLTDDPELRAEALYNAGTDALAAGDPARALEQLRRALNIEPERIDTLRNLEYAMRLLEQPPPEQSQESQDGQQGDQDDQPQDGQQNQHGEQQQDGQQQEQQGEAGEQQEGQRQEQSQPEPQQAEDAPPESAESAQEDAEEISQERALSILKALDRDEEELRRSLQKRLKGREAASGKRW; the protein is encoded by the coding sequence GTGAGATTCGCCGCCGGACAATGGCTGTTGCTGTTGGGCTCGGTCCCGGTACTGTGGCTCTTCATGCGCTGGGGAGACGGCCGGGCGCGCCGTCTTCTCGCCGCCCTGCTCGGGCCTCGGGCCGGCGAGCACGTTGAGCACATGCCACCGTCGGCCAGGCAATGGCGGCGTTTCTTTCTGCTGGCGGGAATCGCCTTGCTGATCCTGGCGCTGGCGCGTCCGCAATGGGGCGCGCACGAGGTCGTGGTCCAGCAACGCGGGACCGACGTCGTGATCGCTCTGGACATCTCCAATTCCATGCGGGCCGAGGACGTGGTGCCCAGCCGTCTGGCGAGAGCGCGCGCTGAATTGGGGACGTTCCTCGAGACATTCGACCGTGGTCGCATCGGCCTGGTGCTCTTCGCCGGACAGGCATTCGTGCAATGTCCGCTGACGCTCGACCTGGGCACCGCGCGTCTCTTTCTGCGCATGGCCGATCCCGACATGATCTCGGCCCAGGGCACCGCGCTGGAATCGGCCCTGAGCGTGAGCGCCGACCTGCTCGTCGGCGGCGCGGGAGAGAGCGCCGCGGGAGTCCGCCGCGCCATCCTGCTGGCCACCGACGGCGAGGATCTCGAGGGCGGCTGGCAGGATGCCGCGGAGCATTGCCGGGAACTGGGCATCACGGTGATCCCCATCGGCGTGGGCGAGGAGACGGGAGGCCTGATCCCGCTGCCGGGGGACACGCCGGAAGCGGCGGGTTACCTGAAGGACGCAGAGGGCAACGTCGTCATGAGTCGCCTCGATCTGGCCTCGCTCCAGCGGCTGGCCGACTACGGCGAGGGTGTCGTGTTTCGCATCGGGGCGCAGGGCCTGGATAGCGAGACGCTGCAGGCGCTCGTCGCCGGGCTCGGCGAACGCGAACTCGACGGGCGGCACATCACCCAGTACGAGGAACGTTTCGTCTGGCCGCTGATCCTGGCCTTCGCTTCCCTGTGGGCCCGGACTCTTGTCAGGGCGCGTTCGGTCAGGAGGTCACCCATGGTCCCGGCATTCGGCCTGGCGTTCCTGGTGCTGGCGATCGCGCCGGCGCCGGCGACGGCTGCGGTTCTGACCCCGCCGGGAGCTGCGGCCGTCACACGCGGCCTCGAAAGCTACCGGACAGGCGATTATGAGACTGCCCTCGAAGCGTTCCTGGAAGCCCGTGCCCTGGATCCGGACGACCCGCGCCTGGCCCTGGCCGTGGGCGAGGCCATGTCGCGTCTGGAGCGACACGAGGAAGCCGCCCGGGAATTCTCGCGGGTGATGTCCCTGACCGATGATCCCGAGCTGCGCGCGGAGGCCCTCTACAACGCCGGTACGGACGCCCTCGCGGCGGGTGATCCGGCCCGCGCCCTGGAACAGCTGCGTCGTGCGCTGAACATCGAGCCCGAGCGCATCGATACGTTGCGCAACCTGGAATACGCCATGCGCCTGCTCGAACAACCCCCGCCAGAGCAATCGCAGGAATCACAGGATGGCCAGCAGGGCGATCAGGACGATCAACCGCAGGATGGCCAGCAGAACCAGCACGGGGAGCAGCAGCAGGACGGCCAGCAGCAGGAGCAGCAAGGCGAAGCAGGCGAGCAGCAAGAAGGACAACGACAGGAGCAGTCCCAACCCGAGCCGCAGCAGGCGGAAGACGCCCCACCGGAATCCGCGGAATCCGCGCAGGAAGATGCCGAGGAGATTTCGCAGGAACGGGCGTTGTCGATCCTGAAGGCCCTGGATCGTGACGAGGAAGAGTTGCGACGTTCCCTGCAGAAACGGCTCAAGGGCCGGGAGGCCGCCAGTGGAAAGCGGTGGTAG
- a CDS encoding DUF507 family protein, whose protein sequence is MRLSEERIQKIAVQIADTLLDEEHVDLVIAEDRFTHLIESKITELLRVEDEIDEEAAAWIHLNKSYLEDGTPEFEVELEKVKKNLADSKGYVLY, encoded by the coding sequence ATGAGGCTTTCCGAAGAACGCATCCAGAAGATCGCCGTCCAGATCGCCGACACGTTGCTCGACGAGGAGCACGTGGATCTGGTGATCGCAGAAGACCGTTTCACCCATCTGATCGAGAGCAAGATCACCGAGTTGTTGCGCGTCGAGGACGAGATCGACGAGGAAGCCGCCGCCTGGATTCATCTGAACAAGTCCTACCTGGAGGACGGAACTCCTGAATTCGAAGTCGAGCTCGAAAAGGTCAAGAAGAACCTGGCGGACTCCAAGGGATACGTTCTCTACTGA
- a CDS encoding alginate export family protein produces the protein MKRIAYLMFALALLIGMGVTANALAGDTSGSMVYRWQGMNNMDQDSDLDDAQGAGHMRTRVTFAGDVDHNASYNLTVENYQIFGDAGPDANSIYQATFTMKDFLFEDFDVTLGRMPVAYGRERVIGVEDWDLATNILFEGLRGRYSFESGWLDFFNFKLIETFGGKYVDPAGEGDTDIMGLYLHYDASPDFYFEPYVITATTENWADPDIDNDSMFMFGGLFDYIHEGIHFYGEVVAQSGTMYVPAEMDQSALGYYAGLFYDFESEVEPYIGFEYNYASGDDITTAGKDEGFGAPFGSVSDFLGIMNVVDWCDVTALRFAGGFTPTEGLTASADFFLFTLAEAVGGDDAIGNEIDIMFDYLLNDDVDLEAGLGMFSYDEKSTMYVNPGDSRYFVWAGASLDF, from the coding sequence TTGAAAAGAATAGCATACCTGATGTTCGCCCTGGCCCTGCTGATCGGCATGGGCGTCACCGCGAACGCCCTGGCCGGGGATACCAGCGGCAGCATGGTCTACCGCTGGCAGGGCATGAACAACATGGACCAGGACAGCGACCTGGACGATGCGCAGGGTGCCGGCCACATGCGCACCCGCGTGACCTTCGCCGGCGATGTCGACCACAACGCCTCGTACAACCTCACCGTCGAGAACTACCAGATCTTCGGCGACGCCGGACCCGACGCCAATTCGATCTACCAGGCCACCTTCACCATGAAGGATTTCCTCTTCGAGGACTTCGACGTGACCCTCGGCCGCATGCCCGTGGCCTACGGCCGCGAGCGCGTGATCGGCGTCGAGGACTGGGATCTGGCCACCAACATCCTCTTCGAGGGCCTGCGTGGACGCTACAGCTTCGAGAGCGGCTGGCTGGACTTCTTCAACTTCAAGCTCATCGAGACCTTCGGCGGCAAGTACGTGGATCCTGCCGGCGAGGGCGACACCGACATCATGGGCCTCTACCTGCACTACGACGCCAGCCCCGACTTCTACTTCGAGCCCTATGTGATTACCGCGACCACCGAGAACTGGGCCGATCCCGACATCGACAACGACAGCATGTTCATGTTCGGCGGCCTCTTCGATTACATCCACGAGGGCATCCACTTCTACGGCGAGGTGGTGGCCCAGTCCGGCACGATGTACGTCCCGGCGGAAATGGACCAGTCCGCCCTGGGTTACTACGCCGGACTGTTCTACGACTTCGAGAGCGAGGTCGAGCCGTACATCGGCTTCGAGTACAACTACGCCAGCGGCGACGATATCACGACCGCCGGCAAGGACGAGGGCTTCGGCGCGCCCTTCGGCTCGGTCAGCGACTTCCTGGGCATCATGAACGTCGTGGACTGGTGCGACGTGACCGCCCTGCGCTTCGCCGGCGGCTTCACTCCCACCGAGGGGCTCACCGCGTCCGCCGACTTCTTCCTCTTCACCCTGGCAGAGGCCGTCGGCGGCGACGACGCCATCGGCAACGAGATCGACATAATGTTCGACTACCTGCTCAACGACGACGTCGACCTGGAGGCGGGACTCGGCATGTTCTCCTACGACGAGAAGAGCACCATGTATGTGAATCCGGGCGACTCCCGGTACTTCGTCTGGGCCGGCGCCAGCCTGGACTTCTGA
- a CDS encoding BatD family protein produces the protein MTAQVDRDVASRGDQVLLTITVTGDDRNLPTPDLPEIPGVVVSRGGTSQNFQMINGAVSTSVTWTYYLHIVTDDDVTIPALQVSIDGRQLGSEAVTIHVQGGASRPGASGDSSDHSAGDAVRGQTAEPGPGDDHFVSLSLDREMAYVGEQVVLVFRYYANPYARGLDRPQYTPPRAEGFWREDLPPNRNYQENIGGQQYEITEIRYALFPTRPGVLTIEPAAVTLPTDPFADFFSLRRRSQRAGPVRLSTEALEVRVQDLPRPSPADFSGIVSRQVDLSANIDRDTVPRGEPVSLSLSLGADGLLKSVSDLPWKAPANLQVHEAGGGLETKKDHGRLFSRLNQEKVLIPLEEGELEIPPVTIVYFDPATARYAEISRSVGSLTVVQGDRPVAGDTPAQSMRAEIERLASDLRFAHPASRNLRTRSEPLASRPIWWASLLAPLGLLGMMRWHLSREASRLRDPLGTRRRSALRRAKSLLHEAGRPGGEAVDGARVIKAVQGYVADKTGRSAASMQMAQIVAYAAAVDRIETGEKLTALVRRCEAVRYGSADTTGPLDVGEMVQEALSLLQDLEAADAKTPTAVLRCVLPWMLAVAMIQGSAAVAQDVSLAGGEDPVRLMAEGVRAYTDGETEEAIARFQAAAAVTHDADVCYNLGNAHARRGELGHAVVHYLRALRMKPRDSDIRANLAWVRSHTRDIELEGAPLPPVLKQMRAGLVALSLDEWCLALVASVWLACLVVAWSWWRTGWTVAMRRLGLSAGVLSLSILSVASWLWYEERLLDVAVVVVPEVSVQSGPETTFPVVFQVHDGLTLQVRALREGWSQVTLGGEWNGWVPSATLAHVRVEAEGD, from the coding sequence TTGACCGCGCAAGTCGATCGCGACGTGGCATCCCGTGGCGATCAGGTCCTGCTCACGATCACCGTCACCGGCGACGACCGCAACCTGCCGACGCCGGATCTGCCGGAGATCCCGGGAGTCGTCGTGAGCCGGGGCGGCACGAGCCAGAACTTCCAGATGATCAACGGCGCCGTGTCGACCTCCGTCACCTGGACCTATTACCTCCACATCGTGACGGACGATGACGTGACGATCCCCGCCCTGCAGGTGTCGATCGACGGCCGGCAGCTCGGCAGCGAGGCAGTCACCATCCATGTCCAGGGCGGTGCGTCCCGGCCGGGCGCGTCCGGTGACTCAAGCGACCATTCCGCCGGTGACGCCGTGCGCGGCCAGACCGCTGAGCCGGGACCGGGTGACGACCATTTCGTCTCCCTCTCGCTGGACCGCGAGATGGCCTATGTCGGTGAACAGGTGGTGCTCGTGTTCAGGTACTACGCGAATCCCTACGCTCGCGGTCTCGACCGGCCACAGTACACGCCGCCGCGGGCCGAGGGCTTCTGGCGCGAAGATCTGCCTCCCAACCGGAATTATCAGGAGAACATCGGAGGCCAGCAATACGAGATCACCGAGATACGCTACGCCCTGTTCCCCACGCGGCCAGGCGTCCTGACCATCGAGCCCGCGGCCGTGACGCTGCCGACCGACCCCTTCGCCGATTTCTTCTCGTTACGACGTCGCAGCCAGCGCGCTGGACCGGTTCGTCTCTCCACCGAGGCCCTGGAGGTTCGCGTGCAGGACCTGCCTCGACCATCGCCTGCGGATTTTTCCGGCATCGTGTCTCGGCAGGTGGATCTGAGCGCGAACATCGATCGCGATACCGTGCCCCGGGGTGAACCGGTGAGCCTGTCGCTGTCGCTCGGGGCGGACGGGTTGCTCAAGAGCGTCTCCGACCTGCCGTGGAAGGCCCCGGCGAACCTGCAGGTCCACGAGGCGGGCGGCGGTCTGGAGACCAAGAAGGATCACGGCAGGCTCTTCAGTCGCCTGAACCAGGAGAAGGTGCTGATCCCCCTCGAGGAGGGAGAGCTGGAGATACCGCCCGTCACGATCGTGTATTTCGATCCGGCCACGGCGCGCTACGCCGAGATTTCTCGGAGTGTCGGATCCCTCACCGTGGTCCAGGGAGACCGCCCCGTGGCCGGCGATACGCCGGCGCAGTCGATGCGGGCGGAGATCGAGCGTCTCGCGAGCGACCTGCGCTTCGCGCATCCCGCCTCGCGCAACCTGCGCACGCGCAGCGAACCGCTGGCGTCGAGACCGATCTGGTGGGCGAGTCTTCTCGCACCGCTTGGTCTTCTGGGGATGATGCGCTGGCATCTGTCGCGGGAAGCGTCCCGCCTGCGCGATCCCCTGGGCACTCGCCGACGCAGCGCCCTTCGCCGGGCGAAGTCGTTGCTGCACGAAGCCGGGAGGCCCGGTGGCGAAGCGGTGGATGGCGCGCGGGTGATCAAGGCCGTGCAGGGATATGTGGCCGACAAGACGGGTCGTTCGGCCGCGAGCATGCAGATGGCCCAGATCGTGGCATACGCGGCAGCTGTCGATCGTATCGAGACCGGCGAGAAGCTGACGGCACTCGTTCGGCGCTGCGAAGCGGTGCGCTATGGCAGTGCGGACACCACGGGTCCGCTCGATGTGGGGGAGATGGTGCAAGAAGCCTTGTCCCTGTTGCAGGACCTCGAAGCGGCGGACGCGAAGACCCCGACCGCCGTGCTGCGCTGCGTGCTCCCGTGGATGCTGGCCGTTGCCATGATCCAGGGCTCGGCGGCCGTGGCGCAGGACGTGTCCCTCGCCGGCGGCGAAGATCCGGTGCGCTTGATGGCGGAGGGCGTGCGGGCCTACACCGACGGCGAGACCGAGGAGGCGATTGCCAGGTTCCAGGCAGCCGCTGCGGTCACTCACGATGCCGACGTCTGCTACAATCTCGGCAACGCCCATGCGCGAAGGGGAGAGCTGGGCCATGCTGTCGTGCACTATCTGCGCGCCTTGCGGATGAAGCCGCGGGATTCCGACATTCGTGCGAACCTGGCGTGGGTCCGCTCCCATACGCGGGACATCGAACTGGAAGGTGCGCCGCTGCCGCCCGTGCTAAAGCAGATGCGGGCGGGGCTGGTTGCCTTGTCCCTGGACGAGTGGTGTCTCGCTCTGGTCGCGTCGGTCTGGCTGGCGTGCCTGGTCGTCGCCTGGTCGTGGTGGCGCACGGGCTGGACGGTCGCCATGAGGCGGCTCGGCCTGTCGGCTGGCGTGCTCTCGTTGTCCATTCTCTCGGTCGCCTCGTGGCTATGGTACGAGGAACGTCTGCTGGACGTCGCGGTCGTGGTCGTGCCCGAGGTTTCCGTGCAAAGCGGTCCGGAGACGACGTTCCCCGTCGTCTTCCAGGTGCACGACGGCTTGACCCTGCAGGTGCGGGCCTTGCGCGAAGGCTGGTCCCAGGT
- a CDS encoding DUF58 domain-containing protein, with translation MWKFLRRPQDTGGERALPGGRCAITPEMLEAVRRIEIRARRLVDETFSGEYHSVFKGRGVEFREVREYVPGDDVRAIDWNVTARADAPYVKQFDEERELTVMLAVDVSRSGRFGSGERMRLEVAAELCGVLALAATANRDKVGLVLFSDRVELYIPPARGRGHVLRIIRELLAAEAEGAGTDLSAPLELLGSVLKRKATVFLVSDFWTGDFDRPLQIVSRRHDLVAVRVRDPRETALAWCGLVRWADAETGREMLVDTSRVSVHDSLTASAARHDHALQDLFRRSRVDIIDVDITSSYVDPLRRFFMRRVRRAGRRL, from the coding sequence ATGTGGAAGTTCCTTAGACGCCCGCAGGATACAGGCGGCGAGCGGGCGCTTCCCGGCGGCCGCTGCGCGATCACGCCCGAGATGCTCGAGGCCGTGCGCCGGATCGAGATCCGTGCCCGTCGCCTGGTCGACGAGACGTTTTCCGGCGAATACCACTCCGTGTTCAAGGGACGCGGCGTGGAGTTCCGCGAGGTGAGGGAATACGTTCCCGGCGACGACGTGCGCGCCATCGACTGGAACGTCACCGCACGGGCGGACGCACCCTACGTCAAGCAGTTCGACGAGGAACGCGAATTGACGGTCATGCTGGCGGTGGACGTGAGCCGGTCCGGCCGCTTCGGCTCGGGTGAACGGATGCGCCTGGAAGTGGCCGCGGAACTGTGCGGCGTGCTGGCGCTGGCCGCCACCGCCAACCGCGACAAGGTCGGGCTGGTCCTCTTCTCGGACCGCGTCGAGCTCTATATCCCGCCCGCCCGGGGACGCGGGCACGTCCTGCGCATCATACGGGAACTGCTGGCGGCCGAGGCGGAGGGCGCGGGCACGGACCTGTCGGCGCCGCTGGAGCTGCTCGGCTCGGTGCTGAAGCGCAAGGCGACCGTCTTCCTGGTGTCCGATTTCTGGACCGGTGATTTCGATCGTCCCCTGCAGATCGTCTCGCGCCGTCACGATCTGGTCGCCGTGAGGGTGCGGGATCCACGGGAGACGGCTCTGGCCTGGTGCGGTCTGGTGCGCTGGGCGGACGCCGAGACGGGGCGCGAAATGCTCGTGGACACGTCGCGGGTCTCCGTTCACGATTCGCTCACGGCGAGCGCCGCACGTCACGATCATGCATTGCAGGATCTGTTCCGGCGCTCGCGCGTGGATATCATAGATGTCGATATCACTTCATCATACGTGGACCCACTGCGACGATTCTTCATGCGCCGCGTACGCAGGGCCGGGAGGCGGCTATGA
- a CDS encoding glycosyltransferase family 4 protein, giving the protein MRVMLISPYLPHRRVGHGGGVAIRDMVRHLGRRHEITLVSLERSGDRGLAAEVGAELGVDVRTIPFLDAGARGLPRLGLFAGRAAALCRGLAQGHPYYVSKYWSRRISAAILEAAAATDPDVIHVQCMQLTLYLRDLRRLRDAGGLTSRLVLGSDEVSSLPWGRRMSATRNPLLRSILRHQYRAWRHLQTAATDWADITFCVTDQDRDLLLADGGRTCHTVPLGVDIESIAPAWEPTEPPRLLFVGSFAHRPNRTAAGFLVDKVWPIISKYRQDMELVLVGRGARRFLAASGGGDRSITALGYVEDLTDLYRRCRLFVAPLTEGGGIKIKILEAMAHGIPVATTPTGAEGITDDEEGAIWIGEADDAFADMILRMLVDHDEATKRAHKARTVIEERFGWPAIVRRMTDLYSSPERG; this is encoded by the coding sequence ATGCGGGTGATGCTCATCTCCCCCTATCTGCCCCACCGCCGCGTCGGTCACGGCGGCGGCGTTGCCATCCGCGACATGGTGCGCCACCTCGGACGACGGCACGAGATAACCCTGGTTTCTCTGGAACGCTCCGGCGACCGGGGCCTCGCCGCCGAGGTCGGCGCGGAACTCGGCGTGGACGTGCGCACCATTCCCTTCCTCGACGCGGGCGCACGCGGTCTGCCCCGGCTCGGGCTGTTCGCGGGGCGTGCGGCGGCTCTATGCCGCGGTTTGGCGCAGGGACATCCCTACTACGTCTCCAAGTACTGGTCGCGACGGATTTCAGCCGCCATCCTGGAAGCGGCAGCCGCCACCGATCCGGATGTTATCCACGTGCAATGCATGCAGCTCACCCTCTACCTGCGCGATCTGCGACGGCTGCGGGACGCCGGGGGTCTGACCTCGCGCCTCGTCCTCGGCAGCGACGAAGTGAGTTCGCTGCCCTGGGGCCGCAGGATGTCAGCCACACGGAATCCCCTGCTCCGCAGCATCCTGCGTCATCAGTACCGCGCCTGGCGGCATCTCCAGACCGCCGCCACCGACTGGGCCGACATCACCTTCTGCGTGACGGACCAGGACCGGGACCTGCTCCTCGCCGACGGCGGGCGCACCTGTCATACGGTGCCCCTGGGCGTGGACATCGAGTCGATCGCGCCAGCATGGGAGCCCACCGAACCGCCCAGGCTGCTGTTCGTGGGCAGTTTCGCGCACCGCCCGAACCGCACGGCCGCGGGATTTCTGGTTGACAAGGTATGGCCTATCATCTCCAAATACCGTCAGGACATGGAATTGGTGCTCGTCGGCCGGGGGGCGCGGCGTTTTTTGGCTGCGTCCGGCGGCGGGGATCGGTCCATCACCGCACTGGGCTACGTCGAGGACTTGACGGATCTGTACCGACGGTGCCGTCTCTTTGTCGCTCCCTTGACCGAGGGCGGCGGCATCAAGATCAAGATCCTCGAGGCGATGGCCCACGGCATACCGGTGGCGACGACGCCAACCGGCGCCGAGGGCATAACGGACGATGAAGAAGGGGCGATCTGGATCGGTGAAGCCGACGACGCGTTCGCCGACATGATCCTACGCATGTTGGTCGACCACGATGAGGCGACCAAGAGAGCCCATAAGGCGCGCACGGTCATCGAGGAACGGTTCGGATGGCCCGCCATCGTACGGAGGATGACCGACTTGTACTCCAGTCCGGAGAGGGGGTGA